One window from the genome of Rhodococcus sp. ABRD24 encodes:
- a CDS encoding DUF6301 family protein, with protein MHVDIEVATRIARLAAEFDWTWAVDDLEPFCAQAGWEVVELNQTGAPIRTNLHVSRPEADMYRRNRSMRYISIFVSDVADDATPMTVVRPLLDEGFTNLDMAFTALLGTATSAEPGPTAVLRWDLPKAVITLNLSVGAIFLDLKSPGYQARVDEPEPEYED; from the coding sequence ATGCACGTCGACATCGAAGTCGCCACCCGTATCGCCCGCCTCGCCGCAGAATTCGATTGGACCTGGGCCGTCGATGACCTGGAACCCTTCTGCGCACAGGCTGGATGGGAGGTCGTTGAATTGAATCAAACTGGCGCCCCGATTCGGACGAACCTTCATGTCAGCCGGCCGGAGGCGGACATGTACAGGCGGAACCGTTCGATGCGCTACATCTCGATCTTCGTCTCGGACGTGGCAGATGACGCCACGCCCATGACAGTGGTGCGTCCGTTGCTGGACGAAGGGTTTACGAACCTTGATATGGCATTTACTGCACTCCTGGGGACAGCGACGAGCGCCGAACCCGGACCAACGGCAGTTCTCAGGTGGGATCTGCCGAAAGCGGTCATTACGCTGAACCTGAGTGTCGGTGCGATCTTCCTCGATCTGAAGAGTCCGGGGTATCAGGCACGGGTGGATGAGCCCGAACCGGAGTACGAGGACTAG
- a CDS encoding transposase family protein produces the protein MGLSMAERKSVTRAIATRYARADRSGKSRILDELCATTGWHRDHARRMLRSALMPRVVRPRAPRPVKYGSEVVAALTFCWAVLGMPAGKRLVPILPELVPVLRRFGELDIDDDTAALLVRMSAATVDRRLAPQRKSLELKGRSHTKPGSLLKSQIPIRTWAQWDDAVPGFVEIDLVGHEGGNAVGEHAYTLTVTDIATGWTENRSVPNKALKWVVAALDEIAGVLPFPLLGVDSDNGSEFINHHLLAWCERREITFTRSRPGNSNDGAHVEQKNWAIVRTVVGYLRYDTPAELLLLNKIWVLQSNMTNFFSPQQKLISKVRDGAKVTKKYDTATTPHRRASAHPAVTADTKDALDAAYASVNPAAVQRQIQALTAELITLATSKRTPTKKPGSATTPSRTSTNEATNHASRAS, from the coding sequence ATGGGACTGTCTATGGCGGAACGTAAGTCTGTGACGAGGGCGATCGCGACCCGATATGCCCGGGCCGACAGGTCGGGGAAGTCCCGGATTCTCGACGAGTTGTGCGCGACGACGGGGTGGCATCGTGATCATGCCCGCAGGATGTTGCGGTCTGCTCTGATGCCGCGGGTGGTGCGTCCGCGGGCTCCACGTCCGGTCAAGTATGGTTCGGAAGTTGTTGCAGCACTGACATTCTGTTGGGCGGTGCTCGGCATGCCGGCAGGGAAGCGTCTTGTCCCGATCCTGCCGGAGCTGGTTCCGGTGTTGCGGCGGTTCGGGGAACTCGACATCGACGACGACACCGCGGCGTTGCTGGTGCGGATGTCGGCGGCGACCGTGGATCGGCGGCTGGCCCCGCAGCGCAAGTCGCTCGAACTCAAGGGTCGCTCGCACACGAAGCCGGGATCGCTGCTCAAGTCGCAGATACCGATCCGGACGTGGGCGCAGTGGGACGATGCGGTGCCGGGGTTCGTGGAGATCGATCTGGTCGGTCACGAGGGCGGGAACGCGGTCGGTGAGCATGCGTACACGTTGACGGTGACCGATATCGCCACCGGGTGGACGGAGAACCGGTCGGTGCCGAACAAGGCCCTCAAGTGGGTGGTCGCGGCGCTCGACGAGATCGCCGGGGTGTTGCCGTTCCCGCTGCTCGGTGTGGACTCCGACAACGGCAGCGAGTTCATCAACCATCATCTGCTGGCGTGGTGTGAACGGCGGGAGATCACGTTCACCCGCTCGCGGCCGGGGAACTCGAATGATGGTGCGCACGTCGAGCAGAAGAACTGGGCCATCGTGCGTACCGTTGTCGGCTATCTTCGCTACGACACTCCTGCGGAACTTTTGTTACTCAACAAGATTTGGGTTCTGCAATCGAATATGACGAACTTCTTCTCGCCGCAGCAGAAGCTGATCTCCAAGGTTCGGGACGGCGCGAAGGTGACCAAGAAGTACGACACCGCGACCACTCCACACCGGCGTGCGAGCGCTCACCCCGCGGTGACCGCCGACACGAAGGACGCTCTCGATGCGGCCTACGCGAGCGTCAATCCCGCGGCGGTCCAACGACAGATCCAGGCCCTTACCGCCGAGTTGATCACCCTCGCCACCAGTAAACGAACACCGACGAAGAAGCCCGGATCCGCCACCACTCCCTCGCGGACATCCACAAATGAGGCAACGAATCACGCTTCGCGGGCATCTTGA
- a CDS encoding IS3 family transposase: MKGPWPAPKVDRYEALSAKYAQDWPAWGHRKIAALMRADGHAVSDSTVERALRRRGLLLPVGFRADRRAWAKAIDWPCRIGCEPTAGVSLDQRGLLT, encoded by the coding sequence GTGAAGGGGCCGTGGCCGGCGCCGAAGGTCGACCGTTACGAGGCGCTGTCCGCGAAGTACGCGCAGGACTGGCCTGCCTGGGGGCACCGCAAGATCGCCGCCCTGATGCGCGCCGACGGCCACGCGGTGTCGGACTCGACCGTCGAGCGGGCGCTGCGCCGCCGCGGGCTGCTGCTCCCGGTCGGGTTCCGCGCCGACCGCAGGGCCTGGGCAAAGGCCATCGACTGGCCTTGTCGGATTGGATGTGAACCGACCGCCGGTGTCTCGCTGGATCAGCGCGGATTGCTCACCTGA
- a CDS encoding sirohydrochlorin chelatase, whose translation MIGPAFVLVAHGTRSRTGVETVAALAGAVARRVGTVRTAFVDVLGPSPAEVLRGVDGPAVLVPAFLASGYHVHSDVPRGLLESGHPRVTVTRALGPHPVLARVLEERLIESGWCPGDSVVFAAAGSSDSRARNDLRRAAAMLSARVGGEVTVAYVATGSPTVSEAVDRLRADGARRVFIASYLLAPGLFHTRLEQAGSDGVAAPLGVHPAVVDLVAARFRGARAGQPNSALSSRIPVVVRRSTVP comes from the coding sequence GTGATCGGCCCGGCATTCGTGCTCGTGGCCCACGGCACCCGCAGCCGTACCGGCGTCGAGACCGTCGCCGCGCTAGCGGGCGCGGTGGCGCGTCGGGTGGGAACGGTGCGGACGGCGTTCGTGGACGTGCTGGGTCCTTCGCCCGCGGAAGTACTGCGGGGCGTCGACGGCCCCGCCGTGCTTGTTCCGGCCTTCCTGGCCTCGGGCTATCACGTGCACTCGGACGTGCCGCGCGGTCTGCTCGAGAGCGGTCACCCGCGAGTGACGGTCACCCGGGCGCTCGGCCCGCATCCTGTGCTGGCCCGGGTGCTGGAAGAGCGTCTGATCGAATCCGGTTGGTGTCCAGGAGATTCGGTGGTCTTCGCGGCGGCGGGTTCTTCCGATTCGCGGGCTCGGAACGACCTCCGGCGGGCAGCTGCGATGCTGTCGGCGCGGGTGGGCGGAGAGGTAACGGTCGCCTATGTCGCGACCGGCTCACCGACCGTGTCAGAGGCGGTCGACCGGCTGCGTGCAGACGGCGCACGGCGCGTGTTCATAGCGTCGTACCTGTTGGCCCCGGGCCTGTTCCATACACGGTTGGAACAGGCCGGGTCAGACGGGGTCGCCGCGCCGCTCGGCGTGCACCCGGCGGTAGTGGATCTGGTGGCCGCACGGTTCCGTGGTGCTCGGGCTGGGCAGCCCAACTCGGCGCTCAGTTCGCGAATCCCAGTTGTCGTTCGGCGTTCGACAGTGCCGTGA
- a CDS encoding uroporphyrinogen-III synthase, producing the protein MTAVGAAGAGELRGFTVGITASRRADELATLLIRRGAAVVHAPAIRIIPLSDDTELSRVTDAIVADPPDVIVATTGIGFRGWMGAAEGWGRADQLLGALGASRILARGPKAKGAVRAADLREEWSPASESSAEVLDYLLSEGVDGRRIAVQLHGATTEWEPIPDFCAALRNAGADVIAVPVYRWTPPDDCGALDRMIDSIAAGGLDAVSFTSAPAVASILGRAKEAGVLEPLLTALNGRVLAACVGPVTAAPLTALGVRTTAPARSRLGSLARHIAEELPQRSGPVRAGGHEISVRGNCVLVDGEVRQLPPAGMALMRRLAERPGLVVSRADLLSALPGGSDDTHAVETAIARLRGHLGAPKAVQTVVKRGYRLALDPADYDRLLERSSP; encoded by the coding sequence GTGACGGCCGTGGGGGCTGCAGGGGCGGGCGAACTTCGAGGATTCACGGTCGGGATCACGGCATCGCGCCGAGCCGACGAACTGGCGACACTGCTGATCCGCCGCGGTGCCGCCGTCGTGCACGCTCCGGCGATCCGGATCATCCCGCTCTCGGATGACACCGAACTGTCGCGGGTCACGGACGCGATCGTGGCCGATCCCCCGGACGTCATCGTTGCGACGACCGGCATAGGCTTTCGCGGCTGGATGGGCGCCGCCGAGGGGTGGGGGCGCGCGGATCAGTTGCTGGGCGCACTGGGTGCGAGTCGGATCCTCGCTCGTGGGCCCAAGGCCAAAGGTGCGGTCCGCGCCGCCGACCTGCGGGAGGAATGGTCACCGGCATCCGAATCCTCGGCGGAGGTCCTGGACTACCTGCTGTCGGAGGGGGTGGACGGGCGGCGGATAGCGGTGCAGTTGCACGGTGCGACAACCGAGTGGGAGCCCATCCCGGACTTCTGCGCGGCGCTGCGCAACGCCGGCGCCGACGTGATCGCCGTGCCCGTGTACCGGTGGACGCCTCCTGACGACTGCGGAGCGCTGGACCGGATGATCGACAGCATTGCGGCGGGTGGGCTGGACGCCGTCAGCTTCACCAGTGCACCCGCAGTGGCGTCGATCCTCGGGCGGGCCAAGGAAGCCGGTGTACTCGAGCCGCTTCTGACCGCGCTGAATGGCCGCGTGCTGGCGGCGTGTGTAGGGCCGGTGACCGCGGCGCCTCTCACCGCGCTGGGGGTGCGCACGACGGCGCCGGCACGGTCGCGGCTGGGTTCACTGGCCCGGCACATTGCGGAGGAACTGCCGCAGCGGAGCGGCCCGGTGCGCGCCGGTGGTCACGAGATCAGCGTGCGAGGAAACTGCGTTCTGGTCGACGGCGAGGTGCGGCAGCTCCCGCCGGCGGGCATGGCGCTGATGCGCCGCCTGGCCGAGCGTCCGGGTCTGGTCGTCTCGCGCGCGGATCTGCTGTCGGCGTTGCCTGGCGGTAGTGACGACACGCACGCTGTCGAGACGGCCATAGCTCGGTTGCGCGGTCATCTCGGTGCGCCCAAGGCCGTGCAGACGGTAGTCAAGCGCGGATACCGGCTGGCGCTCGACCCCGCCGACTACGACAGGTTGCTCGAGCGGAGCAGTCCGTGA
- the nirD gene encoding nitrite reductase small subunit NirD: protein MTVMESWVSGEVGTHEAPYVGEGRHWTSACTRGHLIPGRGVAVLLRGGAQAALFLLPDGSLRAVGNIDPFGRAAVISRGLVGDRHGEPTVASPLLKQVFSLVDGRCLDDEAVRLPVYPVRVVSGGAEDVVQVGAFSMGDGSP from the coding sequence ATGACGGTGATGGAGAGCTGGGTGTCCGGCGAGGTCGGCACCCATGAGGCGCCCTATGTAGGGGAGGGACGGCACTGGACGTCCGCGTGCACGCGGGGCCATCTGATCCCGGGGCGCGGCGTGGCCGTGCTGCTGCGGGGCGGCGCTCAAGCGGCGCTGTTCTTGTTGCCGGACGGGAGCCTGCGGGCGGTCGGCAACATTGACCCGTTCGGGCGGGCCGCCGTGATCTCCCGCGGACTGGTCGGTGACCGGCACGGCGAACCGACGGTCGCGTCCCCACTGCTCAAGCAGGTGTTCTCGCTGGTCGACGGCCGCTGTCTCGACGACGAGGCGGTGCGTCTACCGGTCTACCCCGTGCGGGTGGTCAGCGGCGGCGCTGAAGACGTCGTGCAGGTGGGCGCCTTCTCGATGGGTGATGGATCGCCGTGA
- a CDS encoding DUF6301 family protein, translating to MRADIERAAQAVRAAAEFDWTWTVNDLPLFCGQVGWQFSGLDEQVPAAVTNLEVNRPDVRVSVADVSTTELSRAIDAISFRASDVVLGQSDLEPELDEVFDALVQRMFELLGQRPTDWWIEPTRGLRWDLPGLVVRAQIGVSSVRVYLVSPAYQQWNDEIEQSAEVE from the coding sequence ATGCGAGCAGATATCGAACGCGCTGCCCAGGCGGTGCGCGCGGCCGCTGAGTTCGACTGGACGTGGACCGTCAATGACCTGCCGCTGTTCTGTGGTCAGGTTGGCTGGCAGTTCAGCGGCCTCGATGAGCAGGTGCCAGCAGCCGTGACCAATCTCGAAGTCAATCGCCCTGATGTGAGGGTATCCGTCGCGGACGTATCGACAACCGAATTGTCGCGAGCGATCGATGCGATCTCCTTCCGTGCCAGTGATGTGGTTCTCGGTCAGAGCGACTTGGAGCCTGAGCTGGATGAAGTTTTCGATGCACTCGTGCAGCGGATGTTCGAACTGCTCGGGCAGCGGCCCACGGATTGGTGGATCGAACCGACCCGCGGCCTGCGCTGGGACCTTCCGGGCCTGGTGGTGAGGGCCCAAATCGGTGTCTCATCGGTCAGGGTGTATCTGGTCAGTCCTGCGTACCAGCAATGGAACGACGAAATCGAGCAGAGCGCCGAAGTTGAGTAG
- a CDS encoding HNH endonuclease signature motif containing protein, protein MTLGGENTVPVDGESYWRLTEQELLDETLSVCAEIARLQTRRVRLVGAVDSRCTTDVLGFRDVRQWLAATTLLEVSEAGRILNLARGLREEPDIREMFDACEISAAHTALVLTFCQKPPRGMPDEALWPARRVLLEAARGPATNTAYVHTQIHKLERIFESDDPPPSEETDRNELHVSKTLNGRYAVRGDLDAVTGDMLQSALSPLSAPHPGVDGTPDPRPPAQRRADALTELLRRYLDSAVSPTDGGTKPHLHLHINARDLADHSVFGHCSTNTGSSASKTRDTETDTSLLANLLGDTGVGRLPWAGPITVTTTRRLTCDCILSPIVMDEHAAPINLGRTMRTISAAQRRALIARDTGCAFPGCSTPPSWCDGHHIRHWADGGPTNLDNLVLLCRFHHNLLHHSHWHVRIGPTRHPEFIPPTSIDPRQQPLPANNRAGPTAA, encoded by the coding sequence ATGACGCTGGGGGGCGAGAACACCGTGCCGGTCGACGGCGAGTCGTACTGGCGTCTGACCGAACAAGAATTGTTGGACGAGACACTGTCGGTGTGCGCGGAGATCGCACGGCTGCAGACCCGGCGCGTCCGGCTGGTCGGCGCGGTCGATTCCCGCTGCACCACCGACGTCCTCGGGTTCAGAGACGTCAGACAGTGGCTCGCGGCGACGACCCTGCTCGAGGTCAGTGAGGCGGGCCGGATCCTGAACCTGGCCCGGGGCCTGCGCGAGGAACCGGACATCCGGGAGATGTTCGACGCCTGTGAGATCTCGGCCGCCCACACGGCACTGGTGCTGACATTCTGTCAGAAACCACCCCGCGGCATGCCCGACGAAGCACTCTGGCCAGCCCGGCGAGTACTCCTCGAGGCCGCCCGCGGTCCCGCCACGAACACCGCCTACGTGCACACACAGATCCACAAACTCGAGCGGATCTTCGAATCCGACGACCCACCGCCATCGGAAGAGACCGACCGCAACGAACTCCACGTCTCGAAAACCCTCAACGGCCGCTATGCCGTCCGCGGAGACCTCGACGCCGTCACCGGCGACATGCTCCAATCCGCACTCTCCCCACTGTCGGCCCCGCACCCGGGAGTAGACGGCACACCCGATCCGCGGCCGCCCGCGCAGCGACGGGCGGACGCACTCACCGAACTACTACGCCGCTACCTCGACTCCGCGGTATCCCCGACCGACGGCGGCACGAAACCACACCTGCACCTACACATCAACGCCCGAGACTTGGCCGACCACAGTGTGTTCGGACACTGCAGCACGAACACAGGCAGTAGCGCGAGCAAAACCCGCGACACCGAAACCGACACGAGCTTGCTGGCGAACCTGCTCGGTGACACCGGAGTCGGCCGGCTCCCCTGGGCCGGACCGATCACCGTCACCACCACCCGACGCCTGACCTGCGACTGCATCCTCTCGCCCATCGTGATGGACGAGCACGCCGCCCCGATCAACCTCGGCCGCACCATGCGCACCATCAGCGCCGCCCAACGCCGCGCCCTCATCGCCCGCGACACCGGATGCGCCTTCCCCGGCTGCAGCACCCCACCCTCCTGGTGCGACGGCCACCACATACGGCACTGGGCCGACGGCGGACCCACCAACCTCGACAACCTCGTCCTACTCTGCCGCTTCCACCACAACCTGCTCCACCACTCCCACTGGCACGTCCGCATCGGACCCACCCGCCACCCCGAATTCATCCCACCCACCAGCATCGACCCCCGACAACAACCCCTACCCGCCAACAACCGAGCCGGCCCCACCGCCGCGTGA
- a CDS encoding R2-like ligand-binding oxidase has product MTATSVDRQGFSSLRQGGLNWDAFPLRLFAKGNAKFWNPADLDFTKDAQDWQELSSEQQRSATYLCAQFIAGEEAVTEDIQPFMRAMATEGRFADEMYLTQFCFEEAKHTEVFRRWMDAVGLTGDLHSFVAENPYYRTLFYEELPRSLRLLETDPSPANQVRASVTYNHVIEGSLALTGYYAWQKVCTQRDILPGMQELIRRIGDDERRHMAWGTFTCRRHVAADDRNWDLVQERMGELLPHALGMIQWVNDQFEEQPFGLDPQEFVDYAADRAQRRLGAIESARGRRVEEIDLDYSPETLEDKFGEEDAAAITQISADAAVSENA; this is encoded by the coding sequence ATGACCGCGACATCAGTCGACAGGCAGGGCTTCAGTTCGCTCCGACAGGGTGGACTCAACTGGGATGCGTTTCCCCTCCGATTGTTCGCGAAGGGAAACGCGAAGTTCTGGAACCCCGCCGACCTCGACTTCACGAAGGACGCGCAGGACTGGCAGGAACTCAGCAGTGAGCAGCAGCGCAGCGCAACTTATCTGTGCGCGCAGTTCATTGCGGGGGAGGAGGCCGTCACCGAGGATATCCAGCCGTTCATGCGTGCGATGGCGACCGAGGGTCGGTTCGCCGATGAGATGTACCTGACGCAATTCTGTTTCGAGGAAGCCAAGCACACCGAGGTGTTTCGTCGCTGGATGGATGCGGTGGGGCTCACCGGCGATCTGCACTCGTTCGTCGCGGAGAATCCCTACTACCGCACGCTCTTCTATGAGGAGCTGCCCCGATCGTTGCGGCTACTCGAGACGGATCCGAGCCCTGCCAACCAGGTTCGCGCCAGTGTCACCTACAACCACGTCATCGAGGGCAGTCTCGCACTCACCGGCTACTACGCGTGGCAGAAGGTCTGCACGCAGCGCGACATCCTGCCCGGCATGCAGGAGCTGATCCGTCGGATCGGCGACGACGAACGCCGCCACATGGCCTGGGGCACCTTCACCTGCCGGCGGCATGTGGCGGCCGACGACCGGAACTGGGATCTGGTGCAGGAACGTATGGGCGAGCTGCTGCCGCACGCCCTCGGCATGATCCAGTGGGTCAACGACCAGTTCGAGGAGCAGCCGTTCGGGCTGGACCCGCAGGAGTTCGTCGACTATGCCGCCGATCGCGCGCAGCGGCGGCTCGGTGCCATCGAGTCGGCCCGTGGCCGCCGGGTCGAGGAGATCGACCTCGACTACTCGCCCGAAACCCTCGAGGACAAGTTCGGCGAGGAAGATGCAGCGGCGATTACACAGATTTCGGCGGATGCGGCGGTCTCAGAGAACGCTTGA
- a CDS encoding thioesterase family protein gives MNESLGFLTRDGDGFTPLPLGIGKWSSDMINGPAISGILARAIENEHGAEGFVPARLTVDLFRPARAQRIDVVTRSVRNGNRIRLADAEVIQNGKVVARASVVFLRRSAQPPGELWTRPDAPQPPPLSVLEPLQAPSHPWIGSDDHPAGWSPSLGDHEGSSRKRLWQYQIPVVSGEEPSPFVRAAMVGETTSLVTNWGSAGIGFINADLTLALSRLPEGPEIGLEADNHISVDGISVGTTTMFDRRGPIGTCVVTALSNAERQLGFAN, from the coding sequence ATGAATGAATCGCTCGGGTTCCTCACCCGTGACGGGGACGGGTTCACGCCTCTTCCGCTGGGCATCGGGAAGTGGTCGTCCGACATGATCAATGGCCCGGCAATCTCCGGAATTCTGGCTCGGGCCATCGAGAACGAGCACGGTGCAGAGGGATTCGTTCCTGCTCGGCTGACGGTCGACCTGTTCCGGCCGGCGCGCGCGCAGCGGATCGACGTGGTCACCCGCAGTGTCCGCAATGGCAACCGGATCCGGCTGGCGGACGCCGAGGTCATTCAGAACGGCAAGGTCGTCGCGCGCGCGTCCGTCGTATTCCTGCGCCGCTCCGCACAACCGCCGGGCGAGCTGTGGACCCGGCCGGATGCACCGCAGCCGCCGCCCCTGAGTGTCCTCGAACCGCTGCAGGCGCCCTCACATCCGTGGATCGGCAGCGATGACCACCCGGCCGGCTGGTCCCCATCACTCGGTGACCACGAAGGTTCAAGTCGAAAACGACTGTGGCAGTATCAGATTCCTGTCGTCTCCGGCGAGGAGCCGTCACCGTTCGTTCGCGCGGCAATGGTCGGCGAGACCACGAGCCTGGTGACCAACTGGGGATCCGCGGGAATCGGGTTCATCAACGCCGACCTCACCTTAGCGCTGTCCCGGCTACCGGAGGGCCCGGAGATCGGCCTCGAGGCCGACAACCACATCAGCGTGGACGGAATCTCGGTGGGCACCACGACCATGTTCGATCGCCGCGGGCCGATCGGCACCTGCGTCGTCACGGCACTGTCGAACGCCGAACGACAACTGGGATTCGCGAACTGA
- a CDS encoding transposase, whose translation MARSRRTKIPVEVKMWVVLGVLSGEMSGAEAARRHGVSDMSVSKWKQQFLDAGRERLEEQPFGTAGHRGTVEERRLRSENEQLKLALAEATVQLRIWQHGAKLVDEVPSQPSNP comes from the coding sequence GTGGCGAGGTCACGGCGGACGAAGATCCCGGTCGAGGTGAAGATGTGGGTGGTATTGGGAGTGTTGTCCGGGGAGATGAGCGGTGCCGAGGCCGCCCGTCGGCACGGGGTGTCGGACATGTCGGTGTCGAAGTGGAAGCAGCAGTTCCTCGATGCCGGCCGCGAGCGGCTCGAGGAACAACCGTTCGGCACCGCCGGGCACCGCGGCACGGTCGAGGAACGCCGCCTGCGCAGCGAGAACGAACAGTTGAAGCTGGCGTTGGCGGAGGCGACGGTGCAGCTGCGGATCTGGCAGCACGGCGCGAAGCTGGTCGACGAGGTCCCTTCGCAACCCTCGAATCCCTGA